The Muntiacus reevesi chromosome 5, mMunRee1.1, whole genome shotgun sequence genome segment CAAATTCAAGGTAGCCTCCTTCTATTTCTGTATCTTAACTACATAAACCTAGAATATTCCTACTCCTGGAAAATGACACTGGAATGTGCTTGAGTGGATTTTTTCCATGGTTGGAATTGTGTTTGTGGTCACATAACCACATCTCTGCTTGTCCCTATTCACTTATGACCAAGGGCACACACTTTTCAATAGCTGACAGTGAGAGAATCTCTGAATGTAAAATTATTCTGGTGAAGAAGTTCTCAGAATGTGGTCCAAGGAGCTAGGGGATTCATGAATCTCCTTCATGGGTTGACAGGTTATTCCTTTTTCAAGTATTAAGTCTGTATAATACTGTATTTTCTTCACATACTCCAACCGAAACAATGTATCGTAACGAATGGAGTACAGGAACAGATAATGCAGCATTCATCAATTAAGCCAGGCATTAGAGTTTGCAAAACTGTAAAACAATGTaactcttctaattttttttcttgctatatTTTAAAGTGCTGCTTTCACTTTATTAATATTGAGTAAGTCagttgttaattttgttttttttttctttcatcctaaTGGAGTAAACACTGCCAGATATAATCCATATAAAGCTCTTTGGAGTCCTCATAATCTTTAAGAATGCAAAGGGATGCCAAGAACAAAAAGTCTGTGAAATATTGGCAGAGTGCAGTCAACCAGCCTGGGCAGCATTATTAAGCAACCCTGTGATCTTTCCCGAATAAGCTTTCATCAGTTGAGTTTTCATGCACAGAAAGCTAATCCTTCTGCCTTCTGTAAAGGTGTAAAACCTTCTGTAAAGGTACAAAACCTTCTGCCTTTCTTCCTGCttatcttcctcccttcctttctttcatgaATTTTATTGAGAGGATGAATGAGTTGGCCAACTGACAAAACTCTTGAGATACAAAAATAatatagtccatagagtccctATAGAGCATTAACTCTAGTGGAAAAGGCAGTCAGTCAAATGATGATAGTGAACTGTGAACACAGGAACAGAAGAGAGAGTTTTGACATCTGCCTAGGAGATCAGAAGGAGAAACGCAGAGTATTGCACTTGGGGCATCACAAGATCTGAATAAATAGTTCAGCTCTCTTTTTACTCTTGTGGCTCAACCACTTATTTTAAATAGAAGTGGCCCACTGTAGCCACCAAGGTGGTACTTTACTCCTATTTCTCTTCAAGAGAGAATGTGTCACAGGAGTGCAGCTCGCTGACAGACTCCAGCTGTAGTGACTTCAGGAACCACCTCAGTTTTCCAGTCCAGGACAATGGCTAAGTGCACCATGAACTGATCATTGGGCCTGGGCATTTTCCCAAACAAGCTCCTGAATGGGCATCATTGCACAAGGGTCCCCGCTGAACCGGCTGACACTATCTCAGAGTAGTATTCCCGAGTCTCTTTGTCTCAGATTGATCCGCCTTCATTTTCACAGAGGTCAGAACTACACTGCAGTCTGAGACTTTCCCTTCCTATTCCTCTTCCCTCTCTAAGTTCTCTTTCATTACCCACTAACAGATTCCCTGAACCTCAGTTGTCTCCAGTGAAATAGAAATCAGGTAATATCTTGCTCATACAATTGTGtaataattaaatgagatgatatatgTGAATTACCTTGATAAAATGTAAAGtcctaaatgggcttccctggtggctcagtgagtaaagaacctgcctgcaatggcggagacccggttcaattcctgggttgggaagataccctggagaaggaaatggcaacccactccagtattcttgcctggaaaatcccatggatacagaggagcctggtgggctacagtccatggggtcgcaatgagtcagacacgactgaatgactaacacactaaagtcctaaataaatgaaattattatggTTGTTACTCTGACTTCCAATACCAGATATGTAGAATGCCAAATGGTATTCTACAATGATATGTcaaattttttctctatttctttgatcCTTCTTTGTTTCGATACGCATTCCTGAACAGTGACTTTCAAACTTATTTACAAGGCCAGGAATATGAGAATCAAGATACTTTTTGCCCAATACATGAAATATAGCTGTATTTATGTCCATGatactattcattcattcaaaaaatgtgAGTACTGTGTGCCAGAATTATTCAGGGTGCTAGGATTATAGCAGAGAAACAGGATTTGGAGTCTACTGTCTAATAAAGATAGTTTTCTAGTAGTAATATATACAGTAATAAATGCAGTCAGTTCTCTGTAGAATCTGTATGAACTCATTTCAGTCTTCTCAAAACTAGATGAGGTAGTCATAGGTCTTTACCAATTATGCACAagttatagatgagaaaactaaggcacaaAAAGAAGTCAAATAACTTCCTCAAGATCTAAGTATTAATAGTTGGTGAGCAGCAGAACCATGCTTCAAACTTAGGCAGTGTGATACAAGTCGTTGGTCATCTCTAAGCCGTTTCTGACAGTCTAAGTGATTCTTAAGCTTCGAGGATCATTTGAAAGGGTTAAAGCAAAACATAGTGGGGAACTGATAGAGTAGGCAAGGGTAGGGGCCAAGAATTTACATTTCTAGCAAATTCCAAAGAGATGCATATGCACCTGGTCACTTTCATCCAGCAGTTTGAGAATTACTGCTAAGTAATGCGGTGCTGGGCTGAGTCGCTTAGCcgcatcccactctttgtgaccccatggactgtagactgccaggcttctctgtccatggggattctccaggccagaacactggagtagattgccatgccttcctcaaggggatcctcccaacctagggatccaacccaagtctcctgctttacaggtggattctttacaatctgagtcaccagggaagtctgataaGCAATGCTACTTCTTTATAAACCTAGTTAAAATGATCTGAGCCTAGTACCAAACTGTGGTTTGCAAATAAATTGACTTTTACTTCATATCATTTGAAATATACTAAATTTTCAGGAATGCAACTTTTAGATAAATCAATAGGACTTTGTTCTGCTGGAAACTTGACCAAGAGTTTTCCAGCATTACATCTGATAAGGCAACTGTGACATTCATTCAAGATACTATCATCTCTGGATCATTTCCCAATAGTAAAATACATCCACTAGACTAAGGGGTATTTGAGCTATAAACtcactgaaataatttctattcTTAGAAAAAAGGTACCTGTCAATTTTACTGTGATTTTGCAATTCTACATAGAGACATAAAATGCAAGTATCTGAATATCTCATTCTATTCTCCAGTACATTCATACATGAGCATTTTAGGTAATGAAATACTGGTCTTTGTATTAAACTTTATCTAAAATATCTTTTCCTCAATATTTACACCTTTTCCTCTTACTTTCTGAGGTCAAATCAATgagattttttcccctctgttttcattttaattttttaaaatatctttttgtcttttgtatTATTGGTACTTTTCAAGAAAGCTTATATATGAATTTCATTTCAAATTAGCAAAAGGCTctataaaatatgttataaaaataaaactttgcatCTGATCAATTTGAGAATCACTAGTTTTTCTCCCTGTGAATGGAGAGAGAACTAGTTTGAGAATTATTAGATTAGTGGAAATAAACTAAATTGAAAGTCAAAGTACCTGAGGTTTATTCCTAACTGTTAGTAACTGACAATGTGACATTCATCAAGTTATCTCTGGATCTTCACTTCCAAATAGCAAAACAAATCCACTAGGTTAAGAAGTCTTCAAGAttctttcctatttatttattggctagaGATGTGTTTTCAACTATTTTCACAATTGTTTGTGCTGCTTTGATTACACAATCAAAGAAATTTTCAACTTGATTATTCAGCTCATCATAATTGATGATTTAGTAAAAGTTTTAGTATTTTAACAACCAATGGCACATTTTCTCAGAGTTTAGGAATGCTGTTTCTCTGTCATCGAGTTATCTCTGAACAGTAAATGGGCCAGTTTAATTCATGCTGTCAGCTTTTCACCCCAAGTAAAGGGTAATAAAACCTACAAGGGTGTTAGCCCCACCCATGCCTTTGCGGTCTGTGACTACGTTAGAGAGCCTTTTCATTTCTGAGCTTTCAAGGGCAACGCCTTCTGCCAAACGGAAATTGGCTTTCAGGCCTAGAAACCAAGATTAAGGTTATGAAGTGAACTTATTTTAACACCTCAGGACACTTAGTTTTTTCAAGCCATTATCCAGGGAGACAAAGGTGAATAATCTGGACATGCTTGCCTTCAATCTGGTGAAAAAGGTGgacatacaaatatttatttgaaaccaGTGTCATGAGGGCAAAATGAACGTGCCCTAGCAGGAATACAGAAAAGTCTGTCTTCTTCATCACTTGTCCTTAATGATGCTCGAAGCCTGACGCCTAGAACACTTTGCAGGAAAGGAGCCCCGACTTCCAACAGGCAGGAAAGACAGCAGTTCCCACAGAAAAGGGTGATAATTAAACTGAACAAGGAAGCATCTGCAAATCGTGCTACTTAATAATTACCAGCGATCAGACTGGCACTCTGAAACCTGATCACAAGACCAGCTTTCCCCCACCACCTAGCTACCTTCCCCATGCAGGGCAAGTTacttcctctctctgggcctgcAGCTTTTCAGTTGTAAAACAAGGGCTTCAGTGCTTTCACGCGTCtgcgggcgcgcgcgcgcgcaacTAAATCCTATAAAATTAGCAGGTGgacaaaaaacacaacaaaacactAATACACAAAAAACTGCACGTTTGCACTGCAACTGAATTCTCCTGTAGACAACAGGCTAAGAACATTAACAGGAAACCGACAAACtccagcagggggaaaaaaaaggcagtgAAAAGTTCTAGGAAAAGGAAGAGCAGTTTTCAAACAGCTTGGGGCGGGGGGGAGTGAGCTGGTGGTCGCATGTAAAGTAgttctgaggggaaaaaagttaGCAGAGTGAGGACTAGTGGGGACGACCAGCAAGTGAGGAAAGCTGCCCCAGTTAGACCGCGCGCTCTGGACCTCTCTCCCAGCCCGGACGCCGCCAGGCCCTCACCGCCGCCGCCCCCGGCTGCCACCTCGCTCTGACCTTCAGTCTCCCCTCGCCCGCAGGCCTGCCTCTGTAcgccccccacccctccgccTTTAttctcactctccctccctccgTTACCCCTCCAGGAGCGAAGGAGCGCGTCCGGGGCGCGCACGGAGCGGCGGTGGCTCTCCCGCCCCTGGAGAGCTGTCCTCGGGCGACCGAACCCGACGGCCGGCGGCCGCCGGGTGACCCGCGCGCCCCGAGCCCCACCTGCGGGGCGGGGCGACCCCCAGCCCCGCCCGAGACCCCGCCCCCGCCGGGCCGCGTTTCCGGCCCCCGTGCCGACTTTAAGGCGCGCGCGGCCGCGGTGGCTGCAGTCCCGCCCGGCGCGCCgcggctccctccctcccccgctTCCTCCCGGCCCGGCTGCCGGCATGGGTCCCCGGCCCGGCTCGCGGCTCGCCGCGCTCCTGCTGCTCGTCTGCGGCGCTGGCTCCGTGCGCGGGGACACGCCTGCCAACTGCACCTACCCCGACCTGCTGGGCACCTGGGTCTTCCAGGTGGGCCCCAGCGGCCAGCGCGATGTCAACTGCTCGGTGATGGGTAAGCCGCTGGCGCCCGGGCACCCGCTTCCTCCCTGGGTCTGCCCGGGGCTCCTGCGCTTCGATCCCTGTTCCCTTGTCCCCGCAGCGAACCCCCTCGTTGGCGGGAGGTCGGGATGTCCTGGCTGGACTTGGCGTCCCCCAGGGCGCCCCTTCTCGCTCCAGGGCGGCGATGTCAGAGTGGAGAGGCTGAGCGCTTCTTTCACGTGGTCTTCATTATTTCCTGGGCCCTCAACACTTTCtgcaagaactttttttttctcccttgagttttgtttcttgggtttttttgttgtttgtttgtttgtttgttttatttggaagagAGGTGAAACTGGGCAGTCTTATCTCCCCATCCAATCCTCAGCGTTTCATTGTGCCGGTGGAAAATGAGctcaaagactcttgagaatgtAGCAGTTAACTTTTTCGTCTTTTATTTGATTGTGGAAAAGAGCCCTTATGCCCAGCGGTTTTGATTTGGACTTGTGTTGATGCTGTTAGTCTGAGAAGGCTTCTGGGATGGTACCCCTCCACAGTTTCATGTATTGCAGGGCAGGTagcatataaaagtttttttttttttttaatacctcttTATCCAGTAATTTGAAATGCCGGGAGCCAAGCACAGTGTGTAGCTCACGGAAGGCTCTCAGTGAGTATCtagtatttgagcaaactcagggagattagtgaaggacggggaagtcgggcttgctgcagtccgtggggtcacaaagtgtcggacaggactgagccactgaacaacaacatttgaaGACACTGGAACATTTCATATGCTCTCAGATAACACTGCTATCCCCAGGACAAAGCTCAGTGAAGGGAGAGGAAACACAGTCTTGGATCGGGAGAGGCACCCGTGTTCTACTCAGACCCTCACCACTCTGCGGCTTCTGCAGAACAAGCCAAGCTCTTGGCCGCAATTTCCTTGTTAACAGAACAAAGATTGCCAGGTCCTTTGTCACTAAACAGACTTACTCAGCTGTGCAACTCCCAGTGACTGTGTGGCACTTCATAAAATGGGGCATTGCagtcattttctctttgaaagtTGAGCTTGGAGGTCCCAAGCTGGAGATGAGGATTGCCTTGTTCTGTCACGTGGAgtctcctgtgtgtgtgctcactcagtcctgtccgactctttgcggccccgtggactgtagcctgccagactcctctgtccttggaattttccaggcaagaatactggagtgggctgccattcgtattccagggggccttcccctcccagggatggaacctggttctcttgtgtctcctgccttggcctttaccactagtgccagctgagAAGCCCTTGGAAGCTCCTATTTCAGAGCATTCATAGGAAACATGGAAAGTTTGTGCAGCCTGGAAACTTCCAGAGTGGACAAGCAGGATCCTTTTCAGGCAGCCTCTACCCATATACTATACCTTGACCTTAACCTAATCATTAAAGACAAATCTGAGTCCCCATTTTCTGAAGGTTAAAAGTTTAGTTCCTACCAGTATAAACTATGTAGAATAAAAACCTTGAGTTTGCTGAAGACTGGAAGGACTTAGATTCTGAGATTCTGAGCTTTGTAGCCGTTTAGGAGAAAGATACCCCATTTCTTCTTTGAAGAGATCATTGTCCTTTGTTCTTATGACCTGATACCagatgtttttatgtttttatatttccaCTTTTTGACTACCATTTTGTCTTCTccccatttctgtcattttcagCATTCCCTATTTCCCCTTTTATTCAGGGAAAAATTTCTTCAGTGTTTGGATCCTCTGGGAAGGTAGTGGCTGTACTTTTGATGGGTTACTTAGTATATCTTTTGAGCCTTCACTTCACAGGCTTACCTGAGACCCCTCTGGGATTATTCAGAAAGAGGCCACAACACAGGGACTCTGATATCTTCAGAAGCCAGATCCACTCAAATTCAGTAGCATGAAAGGAAAGCTGCTTAAAAATAACTGAACTTATAGATGAGACTACCTCACATGGAAGTCGAAATAACTTTACTttgttgtgtattttcttttctttaggaccACCAGAAAAAAAAGTAGTGGTGCACCTCAAGAAGTTGGATACAGCTTATGATGACTTTGGCAATTCTGGCCATTTCACCATCATTTACAATCAAGGCTTTGAGATTGTGTTGAATGACTACAAGTGGTTCGCCTTTTTTAAGGTAAGTTTTGTTGGAATATGCATTCATTATTTCCAGTGATCTGACATCTCTTCTAATGAGGAGAGATATCAATGAAGCCTCTTCTAATGAGGAGACCCTCAGTATTTTAACTTTAGATTAGGAAGATAACCAGAATTGTACCAGTTGTCCCAAGAGAAATTAGATGATGTAATTTCTCCACTTGATTTAAAATTATgactttggtttaaaaaaaaacacacaccaaaTCTATATTTGAATGTGTGCAATCCATCtgtatttaaatttacattttggtAAGTATGActaaattcttaatttattttgtttactacTATGCCTTtatttctaattgttgctttAGTTACTTGGCTTCATGCTGAATCTGTAGGAAAGATAGgaattttatcagtttttcttgAGGTTATTATACTGTCTCTCTTATCATTGTTTGTTAGCTCTAGAAATTGACCTGAATGACTCATTGAAATAATGTCATGTACTAAATATATTAATGTGAATAACTTATTTGACTAAACTCAGACAAAGAGATGGAGAGCCTCGGAGTTACCCCTTGGGCTAAAGTAAAAGGCAGCCCCGCCAGCCCAGCTGGTTTTCTTCTCTCACCGGGGAAGAACTGATGTCCATTCCTATAGTCTTACATACTGCTTCTAATTGCAGACACTCTAGGGTGAAACAGTCGAGCACAAGCTGCAATCCATCCCAGATATCCTTCCTGTTTGCAGAGTATTAAATGGTTTAACTAAGTTGAATCCGCAAGCCTGAGACTAGCTGTTTCTTATCTTAAATAAAGGTTAATAAATAGAGACTCTTTCAAGGGATAGTGTCGATAGCCTTTAAAACATATGGTAAGAGTTAGCCAAGTAAATGGTAGAGTTAACTAGTTATAGATTTTGTGGGAACATGAGGGAATGAGTCTGTTAAAGATGAGGAAAGACAAAGAACCAGAAAAGACAAGTTTCTGAATTTATTGTGATTCCTCATGTGGGTTGTGATGTAACCTGAGTCAAATTTCTTAGAATCATAAtgcccaataatttttttttttttttaactatgaggACCCCttcttaatatgaaaaaaaaaagagaggaaaaattgTCTCCTCTCCCCTGGATTGGCTATCTGCTTTTCAGTTGGTGGGAACCAGTCCAGCTGTGCTGGCCACTGGCAGGCCAGCAGTCTGCTTTATTAGTTGAAGCCCATGCTTggcttttattaataaataaaatatttattaaatatttttattatcaccCCTAGATACTATCACCCTATAGatactgtgtatttttaaaaattgttaagagTATCTGTATGAGCTCTTAAAGTGGTAGTGTGTAAATGTGATTCCATCTGAACATAATTCTTGATCTACATTTTGATAGGCCTAGGGCTCTGTAGACCTCTTATAGGTACTCTGTTACAGTCCTTTAAAAGTTCATTGCTTTTAGGTTGGGAGTCAATTGCCTGTGGAATTGATCCACAATGAAAGAGAGACTCAAATCAACTGTTATTGTGTACCCTCTTGcccctcctttccccctttctccctttccttttttcttctgtggACACAGACCAGGTACTCGATATTTGTTTAAAACATGAAAGTGAAGTAGAATTCAGTTGAGAAGTAGGTTGCCTGAATTATTTAAGTGTAAGATAGGATGTAGTATATAAACAGATGAATAGTTTTAACCATTTAGCTTGGAagacttttcatttttcacttctgtaGACTTGGAGTAATTGGTAGTGAAACTTCTGATGACACCGTCAATTACCCGAGATGTGATCAGAAATAGGCAAGGGCCGTTCCCCTCCATTGATATTTTCCTATCGGTTTGTCTGCTCTCAGCTTGAATAGGAGTCCGGAGGTGGTGGGGACAGAGGGTATGGCTGGTAGCTGAGGAATCGGAACACTTCTCTgtgcagttgacccttgaacaataacAGGTTTGAACTTCATGGGTCCACTTacacagagatttttttcttttttcgatAGTAAAGACTGCAGTACTACACGATCCGAGGTTAGTTGACTCTGCAGATGGGAATCCAAGGTTGGTTGATACCTTAGATGTGGAACCCTGTTTGTGGAGGGCTGACTGTTAATTATTGGTGGATTTTCAGCTACTTGCAGGATTGGTGCCCCAAACCCTGTGTTGTTcctttgttcaagggtcaactctgTTTCTTTTTAGATCAAAGGTGTAAGCAGATTTCACACTTTTCTGTAGcctcaaaacattttttacagGTAAATAAAGGCTTTTTAAAGCCAAATAAGATTATAAGTGTTCTCAACCATAAATGGTAAGTCACTGTATGCTGTGTTGTAGGGTAGAATCCTACCTGCTCATGTGCTTCTGAATGGCATTCTCTCAttaggaataaaaataagagtGTTCTCCTGCTACTGatttcagtatattttttaaagtgtccaTTTGACCAGAACCATTATCaggattgtgttttcttttcctgctgaAAAATCAGACACTCTAGGCTGTGGCTAGGTCATGTGATAAGTATCATAATTTCAGTAAGCAGAGCAGAACATTAACAAGATATGtggttttaaattttctctcaaaATAATCAAGTAGATCCAGAGAAACATGCTTCCTGAAGTGATAAAATGCCATGTTCTATTAGCAAATCCAACTGGAAAAGTAAGGGAGAGCAGCAAAGCTTAACAAATTTAGGAAAAAATCGTAAAGTGGAGATGACTTTACATAATAGGACAAATACTTTTGTGGGGACACTTTTTAACATAAAAGTCTTGCTGGACTTTACCCGAAGCCTTAGGGTATTTCCTgcagtggtgctggggaaacgaTGCTGGGTGTGTGACTCAACAAAGGCCACCTATTTATGAATAggcatgtgagatttttttttcctactgatttTAGAAGTGacttttaaatgcaaattatttttaaaaagaataattatcaaaatataaGCAGTATTTTACTATTCAAGTTCAACTATCCTATATAAGCTAACTGCTATTGTAATCCACGCAAGTAACTGCTGTTGCAGGAACATCTGACAAACGTTTGTCTTTTATGCCCTCCGTTGTTAGTCTACGAATCGGTTGGATTTCAGGTCTCTCCACTGACTCAAAACAGACTCTCCCACTGTTTCCTTTTGCCCTGTTTCAGATAGGCTTTCATGAGATTGTTTCTTAGGGTTGTTCCTGCTCGAGTTTGTTGAACAGGTGATGCAGGCAAGGTATCCTGTTAGGTTCCTACTCCTCAACCCCCAGATCAGCCTGCAGTTCAGAGCAGACAGCTTCTCCATCGTTCTCCCTACATGCCAAATTTGGAACCGTGTGGTACCACTTTTATTGCCAGGAACTTGCTGTATTAAGTTCTCCTTATTCAGTCCTCATCTGGAGAAGAAGCAGAATTTTTCATGATTTGTTCTCAGGCCCTTTTTCCCTTGGTTTTTAACTGCTTAAGACATTTGCAGTGGAGTaggatgatcttttttttttttttttaatgtatgatcTCAAGCTCAATAAAAGTCTGGAAGGAAATCTTGACGCTGAAAGTTTATGCACTGTGTGAGTCAGGCAGGAAGCACTAggtttatatttttgaaagacaCTTTTTCCTACTCAACTTTCACTGTAGATTCAGTTATCAGAACACTCTGGGGGGGTTACAAACTCAAATGAATTTAGGGCTAACCTAGGCAGATACCTAAGCATCTGAAACAACT includes the following:
- the CTSC gene encoding dipeptidyl peptidase 1 isoform X2, yielding MGPRPGSRLAALLLLVCGAGSVRGDTPANCTYPDLLGTWVFQVGPSGQRDVNCSVMGPPEKKVVVHLKKLDTAYDDFGNSGHFTIIYNQGFEIVLNDYKWFAFFKDVTDLISQFFMQLGTVGMYDIPHLRNKLVIK